The following coding sequences are from one Rutidosis leptorrhynchoides isolate AG116_Rl617_1_P2 chromosome 11, CSIRO_AGI_Rlap_v1, whole genome shotgun sequence window:
- the LOC139874543 gene encoding receptor like protein 27-like produces the protein MINSKLVYSALIFFCFVCSTLSSYFNTSLSVHDYKCSVKQYQALLLFKHNLFPINNSIESPEYYSQCTDWLGVAGYYPIMMNWKTNIDCCDWNGVTCDHSTGDVIGIDISCGMLQGTLPPNTSLFNLLHLKKLNLAFNDFSGSQIPREIGRFSKSLTHLNLSECMFSGDVPPGITLLHNLVSLDLSRNSISLEPDVFKQVLQNFTFLRKLSFQDVDISSALPSYINISCSSLELLNLRSVGLQGKLPGYVFNLPSLQILYLSENNVSIDEIPSGISLLPKLVSLDLFYNLRIQHQVFIRLVNNSTLLRELRLSYVNLMGSLPKSLLNLTHLAYLDLSYNKLNGKLPSWLLTDLPSLKSLYLSHNMFNGDVPFDSSALPSVIKVLYLDNNQLGGQFDQALILQLTNLSELHIGFNNFTSHWELDTLLSSLTNLQLLDLSSSGLSITTNNATTHNANPNMWYLGLSSCKLNEFPVGNNLQGELPNSLSNCHDLEVFDLENNNLNGTFPDWLGSLSNLQFLNLRSNMFYGPIATSFVVDVSFQSLVVLDLSHNKFVGQLPAKYFQNFNAMKQVIRRSTMPEYLNIAGIAYYNPVFMTVKGLDLPVGKNFVNYMIVDLSSNEFEGDIPNVIGNLISLKVLNLSHNNLTGEIPYALGNLLEIESLDLSCNRLTGEIPKSLSQTLNI, from the exons atgATTAATTCGAAATTAGTTTACTCTGCATTGATTTTCTTCTGTTTTGTTTGTTCCACTCTTTCTTCTTATTTCAATACCAGCTTAAGTGTTCATGATTATAAATGCTCTGTTAAACAGTACCAAGCTCTGCTTCTTTTTAAACACAACCTTTTTCCGATTAATAATTCAATCGAGAGTCCTGAGTATTATTCCCAATGTACGGATTGGCTTGGTGTTGCAGGTTATTATCCAATTATGATGAACTGGAAAACAAATATTGATTGTTGTGATTGGAATGGAGTCACGTGCGATCACTCCACTGGTGATGTTATCGGTATCGATATTAGTTGTGGTATGTTACAAGGTACCCTCCCTCCTAACACCTCCCTTTTCAACCTTCTTCACCTCAAGAAACTCAACCTGGCTTTTAATGATTTTAGTGGTTCCCAAATTCCACGTGAAATTGGAAGGTTTTCAAAAAGTCTCACGCATCTCAACTTGTCAGAGTGCATGTTTTCTGGAGATGTCCCACCGGGCATCACCCTTCTTCATAATTTGGTGTCTCTCGATCTGTCTCGGAATTCTATAAGTCTTGAACCTGATGTTTTCAAACAAGTGCTTCAAAATTTTACCTTTTTGAGAAAACTTTCGTTTCAAGATGTTGATATCTCTTCAGCTTTacctagttatattaatatatcttgctCTTCGTTGGAATTACTAAATCTTAGGTCAGTAGGATTGCAAGGAAAATTACCAGGTTACGTCTTTAATCTTCCATCTTTGCAAATACTATACTTGTCAGAAAACAATGTCAGTATTGATGAAATCCCTTCAGGAATATCTCTTCTTCCGAAATTGGTTTCGCTTGATCTCTTTTACAACTTGAGAATTCAACATCAAGTTTTCATTAGATTGGTTAACAATTCTACTCTGTTGAGAGAGCTTAGGCTTTCTTATGTTAATTTGATGGGGTCCCTTCCCAAGTCTCTGTTGAACCTAACACACCTCGCTTATCTTGATTTATCATATAACAAACTTAACGGAAAATTGCCATCTTGGTTGTTAACTGATCTTCCCTCTTTAAAATCTCTCTATCTATCTCATAACATGTTCAATGGAGATGTACCCTTTGATTCATCTGCTCTTCCTTCAGTTATTAAGGTATTATACCTCGATAACAATCAATTAGGTGGTCAATTTGATCAAGCCCTCATTCTGCAACTCACAAACCTTAGTGAGTTACATATTGGATTTAATAATTTCACTAGTCACTGGGAGTTGGATACTTTGTTATCAAGTCTCACAAACCTTCAACTTCTTGATCTCTCGTCCAGTGGTTTATCAATTACGACCAATAACGCTACTACTCATAATGCCAACCCTAATATGTGGTACTTAGGATTGTCCTCTTGCAAATTAAATGAGTTTCCAGTG GGAAATAATTTACAAGGAGAGTTGCCAAATTCTTTATCCAATTGTCATGATTTGGAAGTTTTTGATTTGGAAAACAACAACTTAAATGGTACATTCCCAGATTGGTTGGGAAGTCTTTCGAATCTGCAGTTTCTTAACCTAAGATCAAACATGTTTTATGGACCCATTGCAACCTCTTTTGTTGTTGATGTTTCATTCCAAAGTCTGGTAGTTCTTGACTTATCTCATAATAAGTTTGTGGGACAACTTCCGGCAAAATACTTTCAAAATTTCAATGCCATGAAGCAAGTTATAAGACGTAGCACAATGCCAGAATATTTGAACATTGCTGGCATTGCATACTATAATCCTGTCTTTATGACAGTAAAAGGTTTGGACCTCCCAGTTGGAAAAAATTTTGTTAACTATATGATTGTTGATTTATCTAGTAACGAATTTGAAGGAGATATTCCAAATGTCATTGGTAATCTTATTTCACTGAAAGTGCTCAACTTATCTCACAACAACCTTACAGGAGAAATTCCGTATGCTCTAGGGAATCTTTTAGAGATTGAATCTTTAGACCTATCTTGTAACCGACTCACAGGAGAGATCCCTAAAAGCCTATCACAAACCTTGAATATTTAA